The proteins below come from a single Bactrocera dorsalis isolate Fly_Bdor chromosome 5, ASM2337382v1, whole genome shotgun sequence genomic window:
- the LOC125775289 gene encoding general transcription factor IIH subunit 2, translated as MADIDGEDPKEYRWETGYEKTWEAIKEDDDGLLDGAIAEIIQKAKRKRQAQKTQQNRLGMMRHLYIVLDCSESMTVPDLKPTRMLCTIKLLEIFIEEFFDQNPISQLGLIVLKGKRAEKLTELTGTSKLHLKALEGVSKIPLTSEPSLQNGLDLAMKALKVVPSHASREILIIMGSLTTCDPVDINSTINALKADNIRCSVISLSAEIHVCRHLTQQTDGSYGAVLDDAHFRDQLLAHVDPPPAAQTQENSLIKMGFPHAKTDGGKDPPLSMCMCHIENTEEPSKLTSGGYHCPQCFSKYCELPVECQTCGLTLVSAPHLARSYHHLFPVQHFTELEFNGQAANCYACQKPLTEAMDKNVYRCEKCAQVYCIDCDIFIHETLHTCVGCNTGNSNRN; from the exons ATGGCAGATATAGATGGAGAAGATCCTAAAGAATATCGCTGGGAAACTGGCTACGAAAAAACATG GGAAGCTATAAAGGAAGATGATGACGGTCTTTTGGATGGCGCCATTGCAGAGATTATTCAAAAGGCTAAACGCAAACGACAGGCACAAAAGACACAACAAAATCGTTTGGGAATGATGCGGCACCTTTATATTGTTTTGGATTGCTCTGAATCCATGACTGTCCCAGATTTGAAACCTACTCGAATGTTATGCACCATTAAG ctTCTGGAAATTTTTATCGAGGAGTTCTTTGATCAAAATCCTATCAGCCAGTTGGGTCTAATTGTTCTGAAAGGCAAACGCGCCGAAAAACTCACGGAACTAACCGGCACATCAAAACTTCATTTGAAGGCCCTGGAAGG cGTTAGTAAAATTCCACTTACGAGTGAGCCTTCGTTGCAAAATGGTCTTGACTTAGCTATGAAAGCGTTAAAAGTCGTGCCCAGTCATGCTTCCCGAGAAATACTCATAATTATGGGTTCCTTGACCACATGCGATCCTGTTGACATTAATAGTACTATAAATGCCCTTAAAGCAGATAACATACGATGCTCTGTGATTTCACTATCTGCTGAAATACATGTCTGCCGGCATTTAACTCAACAAACTGACGGCTCTTATGGTGCTGTGCTTGATGATGCTCATTTCCGTGACCAGTTATTAGCACATGTAGATCCGCCACCAGCAGCGCAAACCCAAGaaaattctttaataaaaatgggTTTTCCTCATGCTAAGACGGATGGTGGCAAGGATCCACCACTTTCAATGTGTATGTGCCACATAGAAAATACAGAGGAACCGAGTAAGCTAACATCAGGTGGTTACCATTGCCCGCAGTGCTTTAGTAAATATTGCGAATTGCCGGTTGAATGTCAGACATGTGGCTTAACATTGGTTTCAGCGCCACATTTGGCTCGATCCTATCATCATCTCTTTCCAGTGCAGCATTTCACCGAGTTGGAATTCAACGGGCAAGCGGCGAATTGTTATGCATGCCAGAAACCTCTAACGGaagcaatggataaaaatgTATACCGATGTGAGAAATGCGCTCAAGTTTATTGTATTGATTGCGATATATTCATTCATGAGACTTTGCATACATGCGTCGGTTGCAACACAGGAAATTCAAATAGAAACTAG